GTGAAGATGTTTCATTGGCAGTAGATCTAGTTATGGCAAATATCTCAGTGACTTTAAATGTAGGCTTTATATATTTTACACAAGTTTATATATTTTCTGCCCTGCTAAATCTGGCCCTTTCaactaataattaaataatggaACAAGCAAACTCGCTGGCAGGGTCACAGCATTGTCCTAGCATTTATGCACATAGCAAAAAAACAATAGGCTGTTGTTGAATCACTCACTACAGAGTCCCGATCTTCCTCTGAAATCAACATCAGTGCATGATTTACCACACGGGCTTCAAATATCACGCAGCTTCACACATAATATCCGTATGCACGATGGCAAATGTGAGCTTGGGCAGAGTTAAAGCATGTATTTTGGGGTCGTGTTCTTTGGAGTGATACACGCTGTAGTATTAATCATTATCAAAAATAAAGTATAAAGTATTTATTAAATAAGGTATCATAAGGTATTTATTTTGTGTCTGTTATTATTGCAACTTTCTTCAAGTGTATTATGAAGTGTATTGTGTAATTGTGTTCTCTTTGGGTGTGTCAAAAGTGTACATGGCGATTAAAATTCGTTGCACATTCCATCGGCTATATCTACGAAACCCGTAATTCTTCATACTTTATCTGGTCTGAGCTCTagaaggaaaaaataaaataatataggtttaacttatatagcgcctttttCATATCCAAGGTATGACAAATAATCTGAACACCAGCCTTGTTTGCAGACAAGCGCCCTTCTGCGTTTACAAATCAGTCAGCCTATACAATAATGTCTGATCACATTAGTTCTGGCTAGCCGTTGGGTTAGAACTGTTTAACAATTTGGGTAAGACCTAATTTGTCCAAGACTTTGGGTAAGTTGTTGTCTTTTAACTTTGGTCAACTGAGGTCAACATTACACCAGTCTAACCAGCTTTATTTATAATGTATGAACTTCCATTGGCTATTTGCTGGTTCCCCTAAATTAAATTGTTCTGTTCTATTTAGACACATTGCATTCATACTTTTATGTTCTTCTATATTTCCAGAATATtttacctgttttttttttttttttggggggggggggggggtgtcactgGACAGTCGTTAAAGCTTTTCACTGTAAGTTGTACCATGTATAACTATGTACCTCATCTATAACTATGCTGTCCTTGACTTgagctctctgtctgtgtgggaGAAACAGGACCACCTCGTTTGTGTTCTGCACCGTGTACGCTGCCGTCGTTTTTCTCGGCCAGCACTTCATGAGAGAGCGGCAGAAGTTGGACCTGCGGAGACCTCTCATGTTCTGGTCCCTGAGTCTGGCAGTATTCAGGTGAGTAGACTCCTGCACACAAGCTCAATAAATGACTTAAACTCAGGTGAGGGATCCAGAATACGTGTGGTCTCAAAACACCAGTTCAGTCAGAGTAGCCATGAACTAGATGAGTGACGTTCATGTGCAGAGGCATCTTTAAACTAATCAGGGTTCATTTGTGCATTTGCACATTTTTCCACATATCTTGTCCTTTATGTACTTTGCTGTTTTCTAATGTAATGATACACCACTTTGTGCCCCATTTGATGACTTCACTGCATGTATGCCTGCACTTTCAGTGACTTTCACAGCTACCTAAAGCTATTTTGTcatgtagggctacgccccctctcctagctgtcactccggtttccctgttcctcgtgtctgtgttgttccctgctccttgatcccgcccagcttgtctgttgccctggtttcccactgtctgccacgcccttgtcatcagtgttatcacctggtcctagtctcccatgtctgtatcggttgttttgttcagtTCAGTTTTCGTGCTCTTGTGGATATTCTGTTTCTGTTTCATCTTTGTTGTAAGTACGTTCAGCCCAGTCTCtgtttcccctgccttgttttgttccTCGTGCCACCATGCCTGTCTACATGTCTTGCTCAGACTGcctacccgttatgacccctgcccgttATTTCGACTCTACCTTTGGAATTtcattcaataaatctcgctctcctcagcgtttgtgtccgcctccctgctctgcatcgcgcagaacgttacatatTTTGACATGCAAAGCCAGTTTTGAACTGGATGTTACTGATATGAGAATCGGCCAGTGATCTCATGAAATTAGATTAGGTTTAAGAAATTAAAATGCTGCTGTAATATTATATTCTCCAGTTAATTCCCATTAACCTTTTCCTACAGGCCCAATCCTTGTCAAATCAATATAAAGTCAATATAAACTGGAAGAAAAATGCTATCCAGGACTTTCTCAGCCTGACCCCGTCTGACCCTTGCTGATGGCTCTGGCCATCGTTACTTTGAGTATTGTGCTATGTTGATCTGTAAGATTCTGTGGGAATGATTCCTTTGCTTATGCAAGCTGTTGACACGCACTCCTAAATTAGACATCTGTCTGAGTCTTTGTAAATGCGTGAGCAGACGCATCCTTTTTCCCCGCACAGGTAGAGGTGTCAGGTGTCAGATGTCACTTCTCTTTAGCCTCTGTATTATGACGCAAAACACACGCAGGTGTATGACGCAGGTTCTTGAACCCACATGCTGACTGGTTTACTGATTACACCTaattctctctgtccctcctccATAATAAATGAACACATTTCTAATGTGTATATAGTACTGGCTTATCTAAACTGCATTCActatgtgtatgtctgtgtcagtgagagtgaaggagaaaaaaaactcCATATGATACCTGCTAAGTTGAAAACAGTGATGACAGCAGAAAGGTTTACTAGCCAGTTGACATTAATTCAGTGACATCAGTGGCTTCAAAATTCAGAACCTGCAGTGatgcataaaaaaaattatgtatGTGGAAAAAATAGGATCAGAGCACTTTTGTttacctttttatttatttttaaatgtattttctgTTCAAAGCTCTATAAAACATTTTATGGGTTTCAAAACATTTACGGTATATATGTTATCATGTTGAAATGCGGGGAGAGGGGTGTTCCACTAATGTTCTATGCTGTGCTCCAGTGATGCAGTGTAGTTGACGGGGTTCTTTCTGTTTGTTCCTTAGCATAATCGGAACAATCCGTACAGGATCCTACTTGCTACATTTACTAACCTACAGAGGGTTCCAAGAGAGTGTTTGCGACACGAAGTTCTACAGCGCCCCCGTCAGCAAGTTCTGGGCATATGCCTTTACCCTCAGCAAGGCACCTGAACTTGGTAAAATTACACTCATGTGCATATATACTGGCTAATTAGCTACTGACTAAATGCTAATTCACATTCTGCAGCTTTCAGTCTGTGTCTGATTAGAAGTTGGAGTAGAAGTAAAACTAACAGTAGCAGTATGATTAAATCaattcttatttttttattattattaattatattattattattagtagtagtagtagtactagtagtagATGTAGTAGTAAAAGCAGTAATAGCTGTACTAGAAACAGTCACAGTAAAACTATAAGAAGGCCACTTTTGCCTCTTGCTGCTACTTGAGAAAATGCGGAACAGGAATACACACCCCAGGAGACTGTCACTTCTTAGTTACCTGCTGGGTTTATGTGCCTGCTCTCTCCTCAAAAGCTGTTCGACATTATCACCCAAATGTGATACCCAATACTCCTTTAACATGGTGGTTCTCAGTCCCAGTCTACATTTTAGTGTTGACACTGCCTGAACATGCCCACCACCTCAGGTAATTAACCAACCCTCCATGAACAGTGTTGAGGTTACAGGTTTTGCCTGCTCTCTCATACCTGATCCAGCTCACCATGCCTATCGTGAGTGGGATCAGGTTTGCAGTTGGATCCTAGGACTGGATTCACCACTGCCTTAACACTCTGCCTTCATCACTTGTCTCATCCATCCAGGCGACACAGTCTTCATCATTCTCCGCAAGCAACGCCTCCTCTTTCTGCACTGGTACCACCACATCACCGTGCTGCTGTACACCTGGTACTCTTACAAGGACCAGGTGGCAGGTGGCAGCTGGTTTATGACCATGAACTACGCCATCCACTCACTCATGTACAGCTACTACACCGTCCGAGCGGCCGGCCTCCGCCTGCCCCGACCCTGCGCCATGCTGGTCACCACCGCGCAGATCTTGCAGATGGCTGTCGGCCTGAGCGTCCTTGTCCTCGTCTATCACTGGCAGCACGACGCGCACTGCGTGTCCAACATGTCCAACATTACATGGGGTTCGCTCATGTACTTCAGCTACCTGCTGCTTTTCTCCTTGTTCTTCTACCAGTCCTACGTGAAGGGGACAAGTGGAGAAGGACGAGAAGGAAGGGTTAAAGGCGAGTAGACAGGTGTAGCATGGATTGAGGGTGGGGGCGGTGCATGTAGAGCATGGATCTCCAAGCCTAATACTGGAAGCTCCAAGAGCTACATTAGCTGAAAGAGAGGTGCAGGATTGGGATTGGAGATAATCTCCACAGAGATTCAGTACCCCAGGAGGAAGACTGCAGAGCCGTGAACTAGTGAGTGCTCAGTTCTACCACAGCAGGGCCTTTCCCTGCTGGAACACCTGCTTCCACAGATATTAGCAGATAGAACAAAATCATTTTCATTAATAATCTTTATTATAATCAACCTAATGTAATGTTTCCAATCTAAAAcaatataattaatattttgGCAGTCATATGAAGAAATACTTGAAAGGATCTATTTTGATTATTAATTCTCTTCTGTAGTGAATTAATGCTCTTGTGCCTTAGTCTGAAAGAGAAACACCTAAAAAGACAATCTAGACACCTAAAAAGACAGCACAGCTGGTCAGGCACCTGTAGATTGTGGATAAAGAACAAAGGTGTGAGGAAATGGGACGGCGTTGTGGACACAGCTGTATAATTTACTAGCTCAGGAGCTGATGGAGATCTGACAAACAGGTGCTGGAATGCATAGAGCGTACGTGTTCTCAAAGATCTACTCTGCAGAGCATGTCTCTCTGTTTCAAAAGCACACACCTAGTTGCCAAACTTCAGTGTAAGTGAAGCCTCAGATGTCTATAGCAGATATATCTGCTATTCATAATTATATAGGCTTCTTTATTCTGTGTGGATTTCAGTAGAATTGCGATAACTTAGATGATCACTTTACATGGTTAACATCACTAATTTAAGTGCTTTTTCAGGCCTTAGTTAAACTGGTTTCCCTGACCCCTCCCATGACATTTGGCGCAAAACTCCAGAttgtttgatgtgataacacGTGTCATATGAGTACGTTATCTTGCAGAGCAAGATGCCGTTCTACAGTCCACCTTGCTTGGGTGTGGGTGTCCAACAGAGCATCACAGAAAACATCCGGCCTATATATATTGCTCAAAGTGACATAGGAAGaactgtttttgtgtttgtgaggaGGAGAGATAGGAACTAATAAGAATATTAAGACTGGATACTTGCACTGCAaatatattattaaaaatatGTTATTAATCTTATATTCTAAAGGCTTTGTAAAGGTACTACAAGACATGACAAATATTTTTTTGATAAACAATGCAGGCAATTCTTTACTGCAAATGAATGGTTTTCtaatttaaaatgaaatgaaatgtgctttCATTCCTTCTTCGTTAAATAGGCTAGTGTTAAGGCTAACGCTGTTAGGTTGTTTATATTGCTTCTGTTAATGTTCTTTCTTCAGTCAGACATGTTTTCCATTTTGTCTAGTTTGTGTTCGATTCACACATTTTTAACTGTAAAATCTTAATGAGGACCTTTTGCACTGCAGAATCAAATGGTTCCAGCAGCATTTCCATAGGGTCATGATATGCCATGGAAtactttcaaaacagtgtttagtcTGGTTTCTTCAGCACGATCTGTGCTCATTGGCAAAGAGCTGTTCTGGTGGAGAACAGACTAATGGGTCCGCACTGGACGGAGACACTGTGGCACAGGCTTCATGTCTCTGCCGAGAAGAGGAGCCCTTTGTTATAAACGTTCTTGGTCACCGCTGAGGCAAGTGTGTGCACTGACCTTTATTGCTGCCATGGTGCATGTAACGTGTTGCATAACGGGTATAACGTTTACCGAAACTGATCTGATTGTGCCTTGCTTGAGCCGAGAAAACACAACGAAAAGCAGGAGGAGAAGACATGGCCTCCTCAGACCTGGGAGACCTCCCTGCATGCACCTGTTGTGGAAGTGAAGGATTtgcttaaaatgtattttaaaagtgTGTACTTACCTGGCAATATGTTGTTGTTATTCTTGCAGCCTTTGTGTTTAACTTTCAGCTGCTGTCACCATATGTTTAttcattttgtgtgtgcgtttcaGTTTGTGTGAAAATCAGGCTTTTATATAACATCCTGTATAACAGAAGTGTTTTGTCAGAATTTGCACCTTGACAACTGACAACTGATTTCTCTGTATTTGCATTTGAAAGAGTCTTACAGTTTGCTAATAAACAGGCTATAAGTCTTAATGTTTGTCAGTACATTTGCCTAACAGCTGTTCATAGCAgtttttaaaaaatacagaatGTGTTTCTGAAGATGAAGGAAGGAGGCTAGTAACTGGTTTGTAACCTACATATTCTGCAGTGATCTTATCACTCCACCTTTCTCATATGACTTGCGGGTTCATGGCCAGGCTGAGGAAGCTCTCATGATGACTTAACAAATTAAACGGGAATGTTCGGGAACACCCCTGCATGAAGGTAGCCCATATTGGGAAGGCTTTAGAGAACACTTGTGAGGTCAGTAACCAGTGCTGTGGGCGTGTACGTGCTCCTTGTTTGCCCTGGTTTGTTCACCTTCACTTTTTAAGTCCAAGTGTACCTGGCTACAATGCTGTGTGTTGCCAGTTGTCCTGCGTCTGTACCTGCTCTCCAGCGTCTGTACCTGCTCGCCAGCGTCTGTACCTGCTCGCCAGCGTCTGTACCTGATGTACAGCGTCTGTACCTGCTCTCCAGCGTCTGTACCTGCTCACCAGCGTCTGTACCTGATGTACAGCATCTGTACCTGCTCTCCAGCGTCTGTACCTGCTGTACAGCGTCTGTACCTGCTCACCAGCATCTGTACCTGCTCGCCAGCGTCTGTACTTGCTCACCAGCTCCTGTGCCTGCTCTCCAGTGTCTGTGCTACTGCATGTATTAACTGTTGTGTTGTCTGCTTTTTTGAGTTTGCTTAAGTTGAGCACTGGGGAGAGAAACACTCTTAACATTCTCTCGCCTCTCACTCCTTCTGTGCCCCTTTCCCTCAGGTCACAACTGTACTGAATTTCTTTCATTCTTGCCTTCTGATGGCTCCTCCATCTTGGATGATGTCGAGGACTCCCCGGTACTTCCTCCTGCACCCGTCGTTCACCCTCCGAGCTGTGATGTGGGCTATGATCTGGCCAGTGAGCTGTGAGCTTGACTGTGAGCTGTGGTCTGGGCTGTGACTGGTCTGAGCTGCAGGACTGCAGATCTTTCAGAATGGTGGAGAATTTCACATCAACACATGTGTCCAAGGCCTGTGTTATAGTATTCTCTCTGGTTCTGGCTTTGGCAGACAAGTAGGCATACAAGTAGGCTGCTGAGACCAACTCTCAGTTAGACACATTCCCTCATATTCTTCACACATTCCCTCATATTGCTCACATATTCCCTCATATTCCCTCATATTCTTCACATATACCTCACATTCTCTCATATTCCTCACATAGCTCAAATATTTGCTACTGCCACTTTAAGCTATTTGGAGTCTTTGTATAACTCTTTGCTGTCACTGACCTTCACTGCTCATCAGAGACATTTGAACAACTCATCTCACCATTCATCTCACTCACTGTTCATGAAGTGGGCTCATCTCGCTGCTCACTTCATCTTCTCTACAGCACAACAGTCCAGTTAAATCTGGAAAGTCATTTGCTGTTCTAAATGTGCTTAACTCAACTGTGTCATAATTACTCACAAATCTCGTGAAAATGTCAGATAGACTTTTGTGGTGGTACTCTCATTCCAGCTGGTTCCTGGCCTCCTTGGCAGGTTTACAGGGCAGATTGTAATCACAGATTATAAATGTTGGCCAACCGTCGTTCCCCCACCACTTCTACTTATGGGGTTGAACCTCTTGGCTCTTGATGGCAAACCAGCAATACCACTGTACCATTCATCAGTTTATCTTCTTCCCCGTCATCTCCTGAAGTTCTGCTGGTACTGTAGGAAGAATACTTCCACTGTTTACTCCAGATATACTGAGTTAGTATCTGGGACACCAGCAGCTCTGTCTTTTCTGGACCACTGACCTCTAGGGGTGAAACGGTGTACACCTTGTTTCCCCTTGTCATTTTTTTAGTGGAGTCCACATATTCTGGATCTTATGCAGAAATGAGGTGTGATTTTGAAGTACACCAGTGTATCTGTTCCTACACTGTTTGCATATACAACAATTCTCCTTCAAAATTCATCCTTGGTCTGAGAATAAATGTTGTTGAATGCTATAATATGTAAACGTTTCTCTG
The genomic region above belongs to Brachyhypopomus gauderio isolate BG-103 chromosome 3, BGAUD_0.2, whole genome shotgun sequence and contains:
- the LOC143510472 gene encoding very long chain fatty acid elongase 6, which gives rise to MNETLVGYFDFEQRFDERAAFEWFQENWTTSFVFCTVYAAVVFLGQHFMRERQKLDLRRPLMFWSLSLAVFSIIGTIRTGSYLLHLLTYRGFQESVCDTKFYSAPVSKFWAYAFTLSKAPELGDTVFIILRKQRLLFLHWYHHITVLLYTWYSYKDQVAGGSWFMTMNYAIHSLMYSYYTVRAAGLRLPRPCAMLVTTAQILQMAVGLSVLVLVYHWQHDAHCVSNMSNITWGSLMYFSYLLLFSLFFYQSYVKGTSGEGREGRVKGE